A portion of the Pedobacter cryoconitis genome contains these proteins:
- a CDS encoding tetratricopeptide repeat protein, with product MKNLQRSSLKLLLFYLGSSLLVACSTPKDTATSRAMQNLTARYNYIYNANVILNNYEEESYNSYIDNYSDVLPIYTDPEKFSSESVLHAPANDRALDAIVKKSRAIIADKAFSNYIDDAYLLLGKAYYLKTNYFVAEEYFDYTAKTYTKDMNVLITAQNWKARSLMQLNNMEDAAIILDTVYDNLELVKKKRSEPYATIAQSYIYQNRYNDAIPILEKAVKESQLHRNSIRWTFILAQLYERQKKYKEALALYTKVQKSNAGFELYFNANLNRIKVTGILNGEHLSRKKELQALLKDDKNLDYHDQIYYQIAEDYAEEDNITEAEKFYKLSIRNSTKNNYQKGLSYLKMADLNFNKHKDFLKAKAYYDSTVTVLPKNYPGYAQIVKKSQNLEYITDRYAVIAYQDTLQMLAELPETDRIAKIKKLTKIKAASVATNNGTFRNDLFPEAGRRNNTGTPITGSFYFSNPAALSRGYTDFLTKWGNRKQEDNWRQSIKSSLQTTSESIAKVENDGYPTDKLGIEKTIADKDTTGKKYMAAVPLTAEAVKASNVKIIDAYYEIASFYQQELDDQPEAIRIYQLILSRFPDNNHLGSVYYSLYLAYQKTDPANAARYKALVLDKFSASVYAKTILDPYYSMKQSDLEAAGIKRYNQVFELYEGKAFPSVITEVNTTIQQYPAGSINPQLSYLRAIAIGRTQQIDSLTAAFKAITNIYPDDKLIVPLVKEHLAYIATHQGEFRKRRVALPDFDPAEPRFFTSAPVTEKVVQPNTQPDLQSIAQPAKENQTAVVKPQAVPPAVMKEQTAITKQIPFVEPVTTKDVPVNQPQVAVATPVTPPVKIDVPPVGTVVPPVTPPVQVETPVAAVVTPEVTLPVPVKTAEVPAPRPVIKDKTFSTEIAKVYYFVIDVADASLTLSSSRFGIGQFNRGNFPGGGLKHQLTEFDNDQLIYVGNFLSFAEAKSYADGITPQLKQIMKVPAGTYSSFIISKENFEKLRSKDLVTKYLDFYKNNY from the coding sequence TTGAAGAATCTCCAACGCTCCAGTTTGAAATTGTTATTATTTTACCTGGGAAGCTCTTTATTAGTGGCTTGTAGTACGCCTAAAGATACGGCAACAAGCAGGGCTATGCAAAATTTAACTGCACGTTATAACTATATTTATAACGCGAATGTTATTCTCAATAATTACGAAGAAGAGTCGTATAATTCCTATATCGACAACTACAGTGACGTTTTACCAATCTATACTGATCCTGAAAAATTCAGTTCAGAAAGTGTTCTTCATGCACCAGCCAATGACAGAGCACTGGACGCCATCGTCAAAAAATCAAGAGCCATTATTGCCGATAAAGCTTTCAGTAATTATATAGATGATGCCTACCTGCTATTGGGTAAAGCTTATTACCTTAAAACCAATTATTTCGTAGCCGAAGAATACTTCGATTATACCGCCAAAACCTATACCAAAGATATGAACGTGCTGATTACAGCACAAAACTGGAAAGCAAGAAGTTTGATGCAGCTCAACAATATGGAGGACGCTGCAATCATCCTGGATACTGTTTATGACAACCTGGAACTGGTGAAGAAGAAAAGGTCTGAGCCTTACGCAACTATTGCGCAGTCCTACATTTATCAGAACAGGTACAACGATGCCATTCCCATCCTGGAAAAAGCAGTCAAAGAAAGTCAATTGCACCGTAACAGTATCCGCTGGACTTTTATCCTTGCCCAATTATATGAGCGTCAGAAGAAATACAAAGAAGCTTTGGCGCTTTACACCAAAGTACAAAAAAGTAATGCTGGCTTTGAGTTGTATTTCAATGCAAACCTGAACAGGATCAAAGTTACCGGTATCCTCAATGGAGAACACCTGAGCCGGAAGAAGGAATTACAAGCCTTGTTGAAAGATGACAAGAACCTGGACTACCATGATCAGATTTATTATCAGATTGCAGAAGACTATGCTGAAGAAGATAATATTACCGAAGCAGAAAAGTTTTACAAATTATCTATCAGGAACAGCACCAAGAACAATTATCAGAAAGGATTGTCCTATTTAAAGATGGCCGATCTGAATTTTAACAAACACAAAGATTTCCTGAAAGCAAAAGCGTACTATGATAGTACGGTAACCGTATTGCCTAAAAACTATCCGGGTTATGCACAGATCGTAAAAAAGAGCCAGAACCTGGAATATATTACTGACAGGTATGCTGTTATTGCTTACCAGGACACCCTGCAAATGCTGGCTGAACTCCCTGAGACAGACCGTATCGCTAAGATTAAAAAACTAACGAAAATTAAAGCAGCCTCTGTGGCCACGAATAACGGAACTTTCAGAAATGATCTTTTTCCTGAAGCTGGGAGGCGTAACAATACCGGTACACCAATTACAGGTTCGTTCTATTTTAGTAATCCAGCGGCTTTGAGCAGGGGTTATACAGACTTTCTGACTAAATGGGGTAACAGGAAACAAGAGGATAACTGGAGACAAAGTATTAAATCATCTTTACAAACCACTTCCGAAAGCATTGCCAAAGTAGAGAATGATGGCTATCCGACAGACAAATTAGGGATAGAGAAAACTATTGCTGATAAAGATACGACAGGTAAAAAATACATGGCAGCCGTTCCCCTGACTGCTGAGGCCGTTAAAGCTTCAAATGTAAAAATCATTGACGCTTATTATGAAATTGCAAGTTTCTATCAGCAGGAGCTGGATGATCAGCCTGAGGCTATCCGGATCTATCAATTGATATTAAGCAGGTTTCCTGATAACAATCACCTGGGTTCTGTTTATTATAGCTTATACCTTGCCTATCAAAAAACAGACCCTGCGAATGCAGCCAGGTATAAAGCACTGGTGCTGGATAAATTTTCGGCAAGTGTTTATGCCAAAACTATCCTTGACCCCTACTATTCTATGAAACAGTCTGACCTGGAAGCTGCAGGTATTAAAAGATATAACCAGGTATTCGAATTGTATGAAGGAAAAGCATTCCCGTCAGTGATTACTGAAGTGAATACTACTATTCAGCAATATCCGGCTGGTTCAATCAATCCTCAATTAAGTTATCTGAGAGCTATAGCAATTGGAAGAACACAGCAAATTGATAGTCTGACAGCAGCCTTTAAAGCAATTACCAATATATATCCGGACGATAAATTAATCGTTCCATTGGTGAAAGAACACCTGGCTTACATTGCTACACATCAGGGTGAATTCCGCAAAAGAAGAGTTGCTTTACCAGACTTTGATCCGGCAGAGCCTCGTTTCTTTACTTCAGCTCCTGTAACCGAAAAGGTTGTTCAACCGAATACACAACCAGATCTTCAGTCTATTGCACAACCAGCAAAAGAGAATCAGACTGCAGTTGTTAAACCACAAGCTGTTCCACCAGCAGTTATGAAGGAACAAACTGCTATTACCAAACAGATTCCGTTTGTTGAACCTGTAACCACTAAAGACGTTCCGGTTAACCAGCCACAGGTAGCTGTCGCAACTCCTGTTACCCCACCCGTTAAAATTGATGTGCCACCTGTTGGAACAGTTGTGCCGCCAGTTACTCCGCCTGTTCAGGTTGAAACGCCTGTCGCAGCTGTTGTCACTCCGGAAGTTACGCTGCCTGTTCCAGTAAAAACAGCTGAAGTTCCAGCTCCCCGCCCGGTTATTAAAGACAAAACCTTCAGTACAGAAATAGCTAAAGTTTATTATTTTGTGATTGACGTGGCAGATGCCAGCCTGACCCTAAGTTCCTCGCGATTTGGGATCGGTCAATTTAATCGTGGAAACTTCCCTGGAGGAGGTTTGAAACACCAATTAACAGAATTTGACAATGATCAACTGATATATGTTGGGAACTTTCTTAGTTTTGCAGAAGCAAAAAGTTACGCTGACGGAATAACTCCTCAATTAAAACAGATCATGAAAGTCCCTGCTGGCACGTACAGCAGCTTTATTATCAGTAAGGAGAATTTCGAAAAGCTCCGGAGCAAGGATCTGGTAACTAAATATTTAGATTTCTACAAAAACAACTACTAA
- a CDS encoding penicillin-binding protein 1A, with protein MTKNISAAEIKSYNITLWKLLIGAMILFAIFIVAIGFGLFGTLPSFRDIEHPKSNQATEILTEDKRVLGTYFVQNRSNVTYPEISPNVINALISTEDTRFKEHSGIDFKRTFTIIFYNLVGKKQGASTITQQLALNLFSEEGRQKNFFKRLMQKFQEWIVAVKLERNFTKEEIITMYLNTVDFGNQAYGIKSAARVYFNTTPDQLTVAQAATLVGLQKGITRYSPTRNPERSLARRNTVMSNMVKEDLLTQQQYDEEKAKPLALKFSAATVNDGIAPYFRAVLKNDIKKIFQERSILKADGTPYDLDRDGLKIITTINYDMQVYAEEAQKDAMRVLQAQFTKGWKGRNPFKDKELQIEQGIKRSDRYKALQLEGKSESEIKADFNTPAEMSIFTWKGNLDTLMKPIDSVKYYKLLLRNAMMAMDPKTGYVKAWVGGINYEHFKYDQVKMGTRQVGSTAKPFTYSVAIENGYSPCYQVLNEPVTIEVPGSAPWTPKSGGTLPGYITLQKALAFSQNYIAAYLMKQVGPTAVATLAKRMGITSNVPAYPSIALGSFDASVFDMVGAYSVFANKGVWTQPTYILRIEDKNGVVLFSQTPQKHPAMNEDVAYVMTRMLEGVVKNGYGYGLIGKYGLKNPIGGKTGTTQNNSDGWFVGITPDLVAGVWTGCEDRAFHFINTREGEGSKTAMPIFGGFFKKVYANPKLKISKGDFEVPKSGVSITYDCNQYQQQQTDTTELDKKLGF; from the coding sequence ATGACCAAAAATATTTCGGCTGCAGAGATAAAAAGCTATAACATTACGCTCTGGAAGTTACTGATAGGTGCCATGATCCTGTTTGCAATCTTTATTGTTGCAATCGGTTTTGGGCTATTTGGTACCCTGCCATCCTTCAGAGATATTGAACACCCTAAAAGCAATCAGGCTACTGAAATATTAACTGAAGACAAAAGGGTATTAGGTACCTATTTTGTACAAAACCGCTCTAATGTAACTTACCCTGAGATCTCTCCAAATGTAATCAATGCCCTGATCTCTACAGAAGACACCAGGTTTAAAGAACATTCAGGGATTGACTTTAAACGTACATTCACCATTATCTTCTACAATTTAGTGGGTAAAAAACAAGGGGCAAGTACCATCACTCAGCAGCTGGCTCTTAACCTTTTCTCAGAAGAAGGCCGTCAAAAGAACTTCTTCAAACGTTTAATGCAAAAATTCCAGGAATGGATTGTTGCGGTAAAACTGGAACGTAACTTTACCAAAGAAGAAATTATTACCATGTACCTGAATACCGTAGATTTTGGTAACCAGGCTTATGGAATTAAATCTGCAGCAAGAGTTTATTTCAATACAACGCCAGATCAGCTTACCGTTGCACAAGCTGCAACATTGGTTGGACTGCAAAAAGGAATTACCCGCTACTCTCCTACCCGTAACCCGGAAAGATCATTAGCCAGACGAAATACAGTCATGTCAAATATGGTCAAAGAAGATTTGCTGACCCAACAACAATATGACGAAGAAAAAGCAAAACCATTAGCTCTTAAGTTCAGTGCAGCAACTGTAAATGATGGAATTGCTCCATATTTCAGAGCAGTGCTGAAAAATGATATTAAGAAAATCTTCCAGGAACGTTCTATCTTAAAAGCAGATGGTACACCATACGATCTGGACAGAGATGGCCTGAAGATTATCACGACCATCAATTACGACATGCAGGTTTATGCCGAAGAAGCGCAAAAAGATGCCATGCGGGTATTACAAGCCCAATTTACAAAAGGCTGGAAAGGCAGAAACCCATTCAAGGATAAAGAACTGCAAATTGAGCAGGGTATTAAAAGATCTGACCGTTATAAAGCTTTGCAGCTGGAAGGAAAATCAGAATCAGAAATTAAAGCAGATTTCAATACCCCGGCCGAAATGAGCATTTTTACGTGGAAAGGAAATCTGGATACGCTGATGAAGCCTATAGATTCTGTAAAATATTATAAATTATTGTTAAGAAATGCCATGATGGCGATGGATCCGAAAACCGGCTATGTTAAAGCGTGGGTTGGTGGTATTAACTACGAACATTTCAAATACGACCAGGTAAAAATGGGAACCAGGCAAGTAGGTTCAACAGCTAAACCTTTTACCTATTCGGTAGCGATAGAAAATGGTTACTCACCATGTTATCAGGTCTTGAATGAGCCGGTAACGATTGAAGTTCCGGGCAGTGCGCCATGGACGCCAAAGTCTGGCGGTACCTTACCGGGTTACATTACTTTGCAGAAAGCCCTTGCCTTTTCTCAGAATTACATTGCTGCTTACCTGATGAAACAAGTAGGCCCTACAGCAGTCGCTACACTGGCCAAAAGAATGGGGATCACTTCTAATGTACCTGCATATCCATCTATCGCATTAGGCTCTTTTGATGCCTCTGTATTTGATATGGTAGGTGCTTACAGTGTATTTGCCAATAAAGGAGTGTGGACACAGCCAACTTATATTTTAAGGATTGAAGATAAAAACGGTGTGGTCCTGTTCTCTCAAACACCACAAAAACACCCTGCAATGAACGAAGACGTCGCTTATGTGATGACACGTATGCTGGAAGGTGTAGTGAAAAACGGTTATGGCTATGGTCTGATCGGTAAATACGGACTAAAGAACCCTATTGGTGGTAAAACCGGAACAACACAGAATAATTCTGATGGATGGTTTGTAGGGATTACCCCTGATCTTGTTGCTGGGGTATGGACAGGTTGTGAAGACCGCGCATTTCACTTTATCAATACCAGAGAAGGTGAGGGTTCAAAAACAGCTATGCCTATTTTTGGTGGCTTCTTCAAGAAAGTATATGCCAATCCTAAATTAAAAATAAGTAAAGGCGACTTTGAAGTACCGAAAAGCGGTGTATCTATCACTTACGATTGTAACCAATATCAACAGCAACAAACTGATACCACAGAACTGGACAAGAAGCTGGGTTTTTAA
- the uvrC gene encoding excinuclease ABC subunit UvrC, translating into MSIFDYKKALADIPHKPGVYQYWDQEDTLIYIGKAKDLRNRVGSYFNQDNQMNGKTRVLVSKIRKITFTIVDTEIDAWLLENSLIKKHQPRYNIMLKDDKTYPWIIIKKEPFPRLYWTRKMIKDGSTYFGPYASVGMMHTILDLIKETYPLRTCNLPLTDENIHAGKFKVCLEYQIGNCKGPCQAYQSDEDYDQSIAEIKDILNGKIGNVIKDVKLVIKKAVDELNFEYAHQYQKKLLVLEKYQSKSTVVNSSITNVDVVSIASDERYAFVNYLKIMNGSIIQTQTIEIKKRLDESDEELLTLAITEFRTKFNSTSKEIIVPFDIKLKDENLKFTVPKLGEKKNLLELSHKNVLFFRREKLNQYEKLNPDLRSERILTQMQKDLMLTQLPVHIECFDNSNFQGAYPVSAIVVFKDAKPSKKDYRHFNVKTVEGPNDFATMEEAVYRRYKRMLEEEESLPQLIIIDGGKGQLSSAVSSLKKLGIEHKVTVIGIAKRLEELYYSGDSYPLHLDKKSETLKVIQQLRDEAHRFGITFHRKKRDQGTLKTELEDIPGIGKTTADKLLRQFKSVKKIREATEAELEKVLNKAQVKTLLAHFTPKIT; encoded by the coding sequence ATGAGCATTTTTGATTATAAAAAGGCGTTAGCCGATATTCCGCACAAACCCGGTGTTTATCAATACTGGGACCAGGAAGATACGCTTATTTATATTGGCAAGGCCAAAGATTTAAGAAACCGTGTCGGCTCTTATTTCAACCAGGATAACCAGATGAATGGTAAAACACGGGTATTGGTTTCCAAAATCCGCAAGATTACTTTTACTATTGTTGATACCGAAATTGATGCCTGGCTGCTGGAAAACAGCCTGATTAAAAAACATCAGCCAAGGTATAATATCATGCTGAAAGATGATAAGACCTATCCATGGATTATTATCAAAAAAGAACCCTTTCCACGCTTGTACTGGACACGGAAAATGATCAAAGACGGATCTACCTATTTTGGTCCTTATGCCTCTGTAGGGATGATGCACACCATACTTGACCTGATTAAAGAAACTTATCCGCTGCGTACCTGTAACCTTCCGCTTACGGACGAGAACATCCACGCCGGAAAATTCAAGGTTTGCCTTGAATATCAGATTGGCAATTGTAAAGGTCCTTGTCAGGCTTATCAATCGGACGAAGATTATGACCAGAGTATCGCAGAAATTAAAGATATCCTGAACGGAAAAATCGGTAACGTTATCAAAGACGTTAAACTAGTGATCAAAAAAGCAGTCGATGAACTGAATTTTGAATATGCCCATCAGTATCAGAAAAAATTACTGGTCTTGGAAAAGTATCAAAGTAAATCAACTGTAGTCAACAGCTCTATTACGAATGTAGATGTGGTGAGTATTGCTTCTGATGAGCGTTATGCTTTTGTCAATTATTTAAAGATTATGAATGGAAGTATCATTCAGACGCAGACCATAGAGATCAAAAAACGACTTGATGAATCTGATGAGGAACTGCTTACCCTGGCTATTACCGAATTCAGGACGAAGTTCAATAGTACTTCCAAAGAGATTATCGTCCCTTTTGATATCAAATTAAAAGATGAAAATTTAAAGTTTACTGTTCCTAAACTAGGTGAAAAGAAAAACCTGCTGGAACTTTCTCATAAAAACGTATTGTTCTTTAGACGTGAAAAGCTGAATCAATATGAAAAACTAAACCCGGATTTAAGGTCTGAACGTATTTTAACACAAATGCAGAAAGATCTGATGCTGACACAGCTGCCTGTCCATATTGAATGTTTTGATAACTCGAACTTTCAGGGCGCTTATCCTGTTTCAGCGATTGTGGTTTTCAAGGATGCTAAACCTTCTAAAAAAGATTACAGGCATTTTAACGTGAAAACGGTAGAGGGCCCTAATGATTTTGCAACGATGGAGGAAGCTGTTTACAGGCGATATAAGCGCATGTTAGAAGAAGAGGAATCATTGCCTCAACTGATCATCATTGACGGCGGTAAGGGCCAGCTATCATCTGCAGTAAGCAGTTTAAAGAAATTAGGAATAGAACATAAGGTTACTGTCATTGGTATCGCTAAAAGACTCGAGGAATTATATTATTCCGGAGATAGCTATCCGCTGCACCTGGATAAGAAATCAGAGACATTAAAAGTTATTCAGCAGCTCCGTGATGAGGCTCACCGTTTTGGGATTACCTTCCACAGAAAGAAAAGAGATCAGGGCACTTTAAAGACCGAACTGGAAGATATTCCGGGTATTGGCAAAACAACAGCCGACAAGCTTTTACGCCAGTTTAAATCCGTTAAAAAAATCAGAGAGGCTACAGAAGCTGAATTGGAGAAAGTGCTGAACAAGGCACAGGTTAAAACCCTGCTGGCACATTTCACTCCAAAAATCACTTAA
- the gldN gene encoding gliding motility protein GldN codes for MKQFLYLIILLFVGTEAFAQSKPVKPVVSQRPKIKPTNSTPAAVTPAPDAVAVPATEVTKPVPETVTPIATPAVSTPSVNTPAANTPSFNTPVATTAAAATTPLLKKSKIKTPPKDGFFARKDVDSSVMVPYADVREEDVFYSKRIWRELDLRDTINSVLNTENSKLIEVLLEAIGNEELTAYSPKDTTAGKVLEDNDAFKIALTSAEALRNARGTSEGEADEKGKIGDPVLKRLRADEFLKYRIKEDWILDVKRSIFEPRIVGLAPMKMVEGNWQPVFWIYYDEARTILSKKKLQDPSNDASVLTFDDFFVRRLFSSNIVKETNPANKTIIEILNQTDPKDPRKLYESERIKKGMADYEQSLWEY; via the coding sequence ATGAAACAATTTTTATATCTGATTATCCTGTTGTTCGTGGGAACCGAGGCGTTCGCGCAGAGTAAACCTGTAAAACCAGTTGTTAGTCAGCGTCCGAAGATAAAACCAACAAACTCAACTCCTGCAGCAGTTACACCAGCTCCGGATGCGGTTGCAGTACCGGCTACAGAAGTAACGAAGCCAGTACCTGAAACGGTTACACCAATTGCTACACCAGCAGTTAGTACACCTTCGGTGAATACTCCTGCTGCAAATACACCATCATTTAATACACCAGTTGCTACAACAGCTGCTGCCGCCACTACGCCTTTGCTTAAAAAATCTAAGATCAAGACCCCTCCAAAAGATGGTTTTTTTGCAAGAAAAGATGTAGATAGCAGTGTAATGGTTCCTTATGCAGATGTCAGAGAAGAAGATGTATTTTATTCTAAACGTATCTGGAGAGAGCTTGATTTACGGGATACGATCAATTCAGTGTTGAATACAGAGAACTCTAAACTGATAGAAGTTCTGTTGGAAGCCATTGGAAACGAGGAATTAACAGCTTATTCACCTAAAGATACCACTGCTGGAAAAGTGCTGGAAGATAATGACGCTTTCAAGATTGCGCTGACTTCGGCCGAGGCATTGAGAAATGCAAGAGGGACTTCTGAAGGAGAAGCTGATGAGAAAGGTAAAATCGGAGATCCTGTATTGAAACGTTTAAGAGCAGATGAATTCCTAAAATACAGAATTAAGGAAGATTGGATTCTGGACGTGAAGCGCTCAATCTTTGAACCACGTATTGTGGGGCTTGCACCCATGAAAATGGTTGAGGGGAACTGGCAACCCGTATTCTGGATTTATTATGATGAAGCCAGAACGATATTGAGCAAGAAGAAACTACAGGATCCATCAAATGATGCATCGGTACTAACTTTCGATGATTTCTTTGTGAGAAGGTTGTTTTCCAGTAATATCGTGAAAGAAACAAACCCGGCCAATAAAACTATTATAGAGATTTTGAATCAGACCGATCCTAAAGATCCTAGAAAATTGTATGAATCAGAACGGATTAAAAAAGGAATGGCAGACTACGAACAAAGTTTGTGGGAATACTAA
- the gldM gene encoding gliding motility protein GldM — MAGGKETTRQKMINIMYLVLLAMLALNVSDTILNAFKNINDSLDSSRTNVSTSIDQLFTAFQNTKLKEEPGRAQPIWDKANQAKKYADDLNGYIQQLKQQFNTAGGGIDPETGDLKERGNQDIAQGIMINAKEGEKLKAKINETREKLIALLEAEDRKHVSFSLEAKDAEKSIEGKKKWEDINFGEGTPLTAANTVLTKIQSDTRNAEAEIVKKLFGNMDKSLVNLDQFAAVAVAPTSYVIQGQPYSAQVFLTASDSKSSPEISVGGGRLAIKDGKGTYTGGTGSVGVFKWVGTIRVKQTDGQIKEYRTPEQTYQVAKPSATVSPDKMNVIYAGIPNPFSVSAAGFPLESVKASISGGSMSGSNGKYSVSVGGDQIGKTLNINVTANNAGKTVNLGSQQFRVKALPTPKAFIKGKSGGNVELEWLARSGAIETQLDDFVFDIKYKVIRFNATFINPRSDAVNIPNSGGSFSGQIKGALNSIKPGATVIFKDIIAEGPDGRQKNLDGITFTAK, encoded by the coding sequence ATGGCCGGAGGAAAAGAAACAACGAGGCAGAAGATGATCAATATCATGTATTTGGTATTGTTAGCTATGCTTGCGCTAAACGTATCTGATACTATACTGAATGCCTTTAAGAATATCAATGATAGTTTGGATTCGTCACGCACGAATGTAAGTACGAGCATTGATCAGTTGTTCACTGCATTTCAGAATACTAAACTTAAAGAGGAGCCTGGAAGGGCACAGCCGATTTGGGACAAAGCCAATCAGGCAAAAAAATATGCGGATGACCTGAACGGTTATATTCAGCAATTGAAACAACAATTCAATACTGCCGGTGGTGGTATCGACCCTGAAACAGGTGACCTTAAAGAAAGAGGAAACCAGGATATCGCTCAGGGTATTATGATCAATGCGAAAGAAGGCGAAAAGCTTAAAGCAAAGATTAATGAAACACGTGAAAAATTAATTGCCCTGTTAGAGGCCGAAGACCGTAAACATGTTTCTTTCTCTCTGGAAGCAAAAGATGCAGAGAAAAGCATAGAAGGTAAAAAGAAGTGGGAAGACATTAACTTCGGAGAAGGTACCCCTTTAACTGCTGCAAATACCGTATTAACTAAAATTCAGTCAGATACAAGAAATGCTGAAGCAGAAATTGTTAAAAAGTTATTCGGAAACATGGACAAGTCACTGGTTAATCTGGATCAGTTTGCAGCTGTAGCGGTTGCGCCGACTTCTTACGTAATTCAGGGACAACCTTACAGTGCCCAGGTATTTTTAACAGCTAGTGACTCTAAATCAAGTCCTGAAATTAGTGTTGGCGGTGGCAGATTGGCCATTAAAGACGGTAAAGGAACTTATACAGGTGGAACTGGTTCTGTAGGCGTGTTTAAATGGGTTGGAACAATCCGTGTAAAACAAACTGACGGGCAGATTAAAGAATACAGAACTCCTGAACAAACTTACCAGGTTGCCAAGCCATCGGCTACGGTTTCACCAGATAAGATGAACGTAATTTATGCCGGTATTCCGAATCCGTTCTCTGTTTCTGCAGCAGGGTTTCCTTTGGAAAGTGTGAAAGCAAGTATTTCTGGCGGTTCAATGAGCGGTTCGAATGGTAAATATTCAGTGAGCGTAGGCGGTGATCAGATTGGTAAAACACTGAATATTAATGTAACTGCGAACAATGCTGGTAAAACAGTGAATTTGGGCTCACAACAATTCAGAGTAAAAGCATTACCAACGCCAAAAGCCTTTATAAAAGGTAAATCTGGTGGAAATGTTGAGTTGGAATGGTTAGCAAGGTCTGGCGCAATTGAGACGCAACTGGATGATTTCGTGTTTGACATTAAATATAAAGTAATCAGGTTTAACGCTACCTTTATTAATCCAAGATCGGATGCGGTGAATATCCCTAACAGTGGTGGTTCATTCAGCGGTCAGATCAAAGGGGCTTTGAATTCGATTAAACCAGGAGCAACTGTAATCTTTAAAGATATCATTGCTGAAGGACCTGACGGCAGACAAAAGAATTTAGATGGTATAACATTTACAGCTAAATAG
- the gldL gene encoding gliding motility protein GldL, with product MAAKKNSNWLHSAISWGASIVILGALCKILHIGGIWGSYAIGIGLGVEAALFFITGFFPPEPELAWEKVYPELRDDFKGELPVATARPVAVAGPSSTAALDKMLGDAKIGPELIESLGNGLRNFGDKVATISTVADAAVATNDFTGKVKQASAGFDQLNGAFSKATSQLVELGESGNASKSYHEQVNNLSKNLSALNAVYELELQDSTTHLKSMNKFYQNLSATMNNFNESMDDSKQFKEEVGKLAKNLSSLNAIYGNMLTAMNQPRP from the coding sequence ATGGCAGCTAAAAAGAATTCTAATTGGTTACACTCGGCAATCTCATGGGGAGCGAGTATTGTAATTTTGGGGGCATTATGTAAAATCCTTCACATTGGAGGTATTTGGGGAAGTTATGCAATCGGTATAGGTTTGGGGGTGGAAGCAGCCTTATTCTTTATCACCGGATTTTTTCCACCAGAACCAGAATTGGCCTGGGAAAAAGTATATCCTGAATTAAGAGATGATTTTAAAGGCGAATTGCCTGTAGCTACTGCAAGACCAGTTGCTGTGGCAGGGCCTTCTTCTACAGCAGCATTGGATAAAATGCTGGGCGATGCTAAAATCGGCCCTGAATTAATCGAAAGCCTGGGCAATGGGTTACGTAACTTCGGAGACAAAGTAGCGACCATTTCTACAGTTGCTGATGCAGCAGTTGCAACGAATGATTTCACCGGAAAAGTAAAACAAGCTTCTGCAGGTTTCGATCAGCTGAACGGCGCATTTAGTAAAGCGACTTCTCAACTGGTAGAACTGGGCGAAAGTGGAAATGCTTCAAAATCTTACCATGAGCAGGTGAACAACCTTTCTAAAAATCTTTCTGCCCTTAACGCAGTTTATGAATTAGAATTACAGGATTCTACTACACACCTTAAGTCAATGAACAAATTCTATCAGAACCTTTCTGCGACAATGAATAATTTCAATGAATCGATGGATGATTCGAAACAATTTAAGGAAGAAGTAGGTAAACTGGCAAAAAATCTTTCTTCGCTGAATGCTATTTATGGCAACATGTTGACAGCGATGAACCAGCCACGTCCATAA